The DNA segment GGACATCAATCATTCGGCAACTGTTCACGATATTCTTGAACGTTTCGCAGAACCTAAGCCAGCTTATACCACGGTGGCTACTTATATGAAACTGCTTCTAGAAAAGGGTTATGTGGATTATTTCAAGGTGAAAGGAGAAGGCAAGGCCAAGATATATCAGGCTAAGGTAACACGTGCAGAATACACCCGACAGGCCATGGCTGATGTAAAGAAAGATTTCTTTGGTGGCTCATTGCGTTCCATGCTGAACTTCTTTGTGAAGGAGGAGAATCTATCCGATGAGGAGATTGCCGATTTGCTGAGTACCATCAATAATGAAGACGTATCAGTTTCTATTAAAGAGGAGGAAACGCTATGAATGATATACTCATCTATTCACTGAAGTCGGCCTTGGTATTGACAATGCTCTATGTGCCTTACATGCTGATGCTCCGCAAGGAAAGCTTCTTCCGCATGAACCGCATGATGTTGCTCAGTATCCTCTTTTTCTCGCTCGTTCTGCCAGCATGCAACTTCTCTGCATTGGCAATCGGCAGTGAACCTGTAGCTGAAGCAACAAGGCAGATATATGTGCAATTCGACGAAGGGCAAGTAGTATCTAATAGTTCTACTCAGATGGCTGCTCAGAGCCCATTAGTATTCTTCGACTGGAGCATGTTGCTGCACGGTCTCTTGATTCTTGGAATGGCTGTAATGGCGCTTGTACGCTTGCTGCAGATGGTGCGCATGCAAACCATGGTGAAGCGGGGCAGTCTGTGGAGTAAGGAGAAAGATGGTTGCACCATTTACTGTCATGCAGGTGATGTCTCGCCTTTCAGTTGGATGAAGAGTATTGTGATCAATGACGAGGACTACAAGGAGAATGGTCATCAGATCATCCTTCATGAGCAGGGACATATCCTCTGCCATCATTCGCTCGACATCCTATTGCTCACCTTTGTGCAGACGTTGCAATGGTGGAATCCCTTGGTCTACATCCTCGGCAATAGCCTTCGCGATGTACATGAATATGAGGCTGATAACCATGTGCTCACCGCAGGGATTAATATACAGGAATATCAGATATTATTAATCCGTAAAGCTTTGGGGACAGGAACCTACGTCTTTGCGAATAATTTCAAACATAGTTTAATTAAAAATAGAATTACCATGATGATGAAGAAAAATACAAGCAAGTGGGCCTATGGCAAGACATTATATCTCATCCCACTCGTAGCGCTCGCACTTTGTGTTTTTGCAAGTCCTAAGACTGAAGTGAACAATGATCCTCAGAAACCTCTTAAGATCAAAGTAAAGCAAGTTAAGACAAGAACAATCAATACTGTTGAAATTATTCCTGAGATTAAAGATGGAAAGGTGTATACAGACGCTGAGTTCCAGGCTATGATGGATAAAAAGTATGCCGAATGCAAGAAGTCGTTTAGCCCTAAGTATATAGGCAACAAGATAAATCTTGTAGACAAGGATGAGAAATACAGCACTACCTATGAAAAGAAAAATGGCAAGTGGGTGAAAGTATCCAAAGAGCCACTTACACATCACTCATACCGCACTCACTACAAAACGATTAATGGCAAGCTGGTAGAAGCATCCAAAGAGCCACTCTCACCTCAATTAAAAAAGAAATATCTTCACTCAAAATAGATCTCTTTTATTAACTATACGAAAATAGGGTGTAACTACTTGAGTTACACCCTATTTTGTTATTTTATCTTATTGTTGATTATCAACAATTATTTCACTTCCTCGAAGTCAGCATCCTGGATGTTGTCATCGCTCTTTGCACTGTCATTGCCTTGAGCCTGACCTGCACCTGCATTAGGATCACCCTGTGCACCTGCGCCAGGACCTTGCTGAGCTCCTTGAGCTCCACCTTGATACATCTGTGCACTGGCTTCCTGCCATGCTGCGTTAAGAGCTGCTGTGGCTGTGTCGATAGCTGTAACATCACCACTCTTATGAGCGTCTTTCAGCTGCTGTAGAGCTTGCTCGATAGCCGGTTTCTTGTCTGCCGGTATCTTGTCGCCAATTTCTTTCAACTGATTCTCTGTCTGGAAAATCATTGAGTCAGCTTGGTTCATCTTGTCTACCTTCTCACGCTCTTTCTTATCGTTGTCTGCATTCTGGTCTGCTTCAGCCTTCATGCGGTCGATCTCTTCTTTGCTCAAGCCAGAAGAAGCCTCGATGCGGATGGCCTGCTCTTTACCTGTTGCCTTATCTTTGGCAGATACTTTAAGTATACCGTTGGCATCTATATCGAATGTAACTTCAATCTGTGGAATTCCGCGGCGTGCAGGAGCTATACCTGTAAGGTTGAACTGACCAATGCTCTTATTCTGAGATGCCATTGGACGCTCTCCCTGTAGTACGTGGATAGTAACTTCTGTCTGGTTATCAGCTGCTGTAGAGAATACTTCGCTCTTCTTGCAAGGAATTGTAGAGTTAGAGTCGATAAGTTTTGTCATTACACCACCCATTGTCTCAATACCGAGAGTAAGAGGAGTAACATCCAATAATACGATATCACCTACACCACCTTCTTTATTAAGGATGGCACCTTGGATAGATGCACCTACTGCTACAACTTCGTCTGGGTTTACACCTTTAGAAGGCTCTTTGCCGAAGTAGTTCTTAACCAATGTCTGTACTGCAGGGATACGGCTTGATCCACCAACTAGAATAACTTCATCAATATCAGCTGTTGTAAGTTTTGCATCTGATATGGCTTTCTGACAAGGTGCAAGACAAGCTTGTATCAAATCATGAGCCAACTGCTCGAATTTAGCACGTGTAAGAGTCTTAACCAAGTGCTTTGGAACACCACCTACAGGCATGATGTATGGCAGGTTGATCTCTGTGCTTGTAGAACTGGATAGCTCTATCTTTGCTTTTTCAGCTGCCTCTTTCAGACGCTGCATTGCCATAGGATCCTTTGATAGGTCTGCTCCTTCGTCATTCTTGAACTCCTGAACAAGCCAGTCGATGATTACCTGGTCGAAATCGTCACCACCAAGGTGTGTATCACCATTAGTAGAAAGAACTTCGAATACGCCACCACCAAATTCAAGAATAGATATATCGAATGTACCACCACCAAGGTCGAACACTGCGATCTTCATTTCCTTATTAGCTTTGTCTACACCATAAGCAAGAGCTGCAGCTGTAGGCTCGTTGACAATACGACGAACATTAAGACCTGCAATCTGTCCGGCTTCTTTAGTAGCCTGACGCTGAGAGTCTGAGAAGTATGCAGGCACTGTGATTACAGCATCAGTTACTTCTTGTCCTAGATAGTCTTCTGCAGTCTTTTTCATCTTCTGCAGTACCATAGCTGAAATTTCCTGTGGAGTATATTTTCTTCCGTCGATATCAACACGTGGATATCCACCTTCGTTTACTACGCTGAATGGAACGCGTTTTACTTCTTTCTGTGTCTGATCCCAAGATTCGCCCATAAAACGTTTGATACTGTATACAGTGTTCTTTGGGTTAGTGATAGCCTGACGCTTTGCAGGATCACCGACCTTACGCTCTCCACCTTCAACGAAACCTATTACAGAAGGTGTAGTACGTTTGCCTTCGCTGTTTGCGATTACTACCGGCTCGTTACCTTCAAAAACGGCAACACAAGAGTTTGTAGTACCTAAGTCTATTCCAATGATTTTTCCCATAATTTTATTTTTATTATTTTGTTATTAATCTTAGTTTTATTGTCGTGGGGGCGTATTTGTTCCCGCAATCACGAAATAACAAACAAAGCTTATGCCAAAATAAGGTCAGAATAGAAATTTTGTCTTATTGGCACGTCATTTTGACATTTTATTTATTATTCATTTCGATTAATCAAAATTTTACACTATCTTTGCCAAATAGTAAATTAATACGACCATTATTATGAAAAGAGTGTTATTTTTATTGGGAATAGCTTTTGTTTTCAATACAGTGATAGCTCAGAATTCCTATATTGTTAAAACTCACGGAGCTACTAAATCTAATGTGACAATTGCTGGTGAATACACGGGTACTGATAGTCAAAGTGACCGGGAGCCTGATTTTGTGGCTGACAATTTCAAGTTTTATAGCCTTTGTGATTGGCAGGAAGGTATGAAATTTATGGTTATCCCTGAAAGGTATGACTTGATCGTAAATACATTTATCGATGCGTCTACTAACAAGGAGGTCAGTAACGGTTCTCTACGTTATAAGATAATGATATATAAGGGGCACAGTCTGGCTGCGGATGGAAACGCGCATGTTAATTTCTTATGTCAGGATGATAATAAGATGTATTATTATCAGATACCTAATGGTTCTTTTGAAGACTATTGTTATGGTAAACTTGGAGTTCCTACTTTAGCTTATTTGGGGGATGTAGATATCGCACGTGCCAAATTGATAGGTTCTAAGGTGTATACTAAAGCAGATCTATACTATATCGATTCTAATACGACAATGGATGCAGTAGAGGAGGTTACTGTACCTAAGAATACTGAAGTTACTGTAGCAGCTGTTGGAGTAGGGACACGTAGTTTCCCTGTTAAGATAATTGTAGAGGATGCAAGCGGAAACCAATTCTTTGAGAATGTAGCTATCAGCAGAACGAATAGTGGTATGCGCGATGATGAATTCATCATGGATAATGTACGCAATACATTTTATGGTGCTTTTGAACTGGCTGGTGCCAACATGTCAGCCCCCGGGGAGTATGCTAAGTATGTGGGTCGTAGTGTTCATACTAAATACGCTACAAAGATGACTAATAAACAAGACAAGGTCGTCTCAATACGCAAATTTTCTAATTTTATTATTAAGGGTATTCAGCCTAATGGTAATACCAATTATGTCAAAATGACACTCCGTTCGTCTGCAACAGGCGAATTGTATACTAAGCAGGTTACCTTTGTTAATGAGAATGTTGCCGGCGATATTGATGGTTATAAGGAGGATTATTATAATTATCTTTTCGGTAGCGGATCTGTAGGCAAAAAGGGTATCTCAAAAGCTCATTGGAAAGCAATACAGGCGGGTAGGGCTGTGATTGGGATGAGCAAGAGTGAAGTATCCATGGCTAAAGGTGATGCTGATAAAGTAGTAGAATCGCACAATGGAAGTGTTTTATGGGCTTATAATGATGGCACTGTCATCAAATTCAATAAGTCGGGCAAAGTTTTTAAAGTAGAAAAGCATTAGATTATATATAGCGGTTATAAATAAAATCCCCTCACTCTTATCTTAGAATGAGGGGATCTATATATATAATGGTGTTATTAAACCGCCTTATCTGATATGGCTTGTTTAATAAGTCCTTCCAATTCATCACAAAGTTCAGGATTGTCTTTCAGTGTTGTCTTGGTAGCGTCACGCCCCTGAGCCAACTTTGTACCGTTGTAAGAGAACCATGAACCACTCTTCTGAATGATGTTGTATTCTACACCAAGATCTACAATCTCACCAACCTTAGAGATGCCTTCTCCGAATGTGATTTCAAATTCAGCCTTGCGGAAAGGAGGTGCCACCTTGTTCTTTACAACCTTGACACGTACCAGGTTTCCTATTACGTTATCTCCATCTTTGATGCTTGTTACACGGCGGATATCCAGACGTACACTAGCGTAGAACTTAAGAGCATTACCACCGGTCGTTGTCTCAGGATTACCAAACATCACACCAATCTTCTCACGTAATTGATTTATGAAAATACATGTTGTGTTAGTCTTGCTT comes from the Xylanibacter oryzae DSM 17970 genome and includes:
- a CDS encoding BlaI/MecI/CopY family transcriptional regulator, producing MKHKSNTLTKAEFDVMSALWDINHSATVHDILERFAEPKPAYTTVATYMKLLLEKGYVDYFKVKGEGKAKIYQAKVTRAEYTRQAMADVKKDFFGGSLRSMLNFFVKEENLSDEEIADLLSTINNEDVSVSIKEEETL
- a CDS encoding M56 family metallopeptidase, with the protein product MNDILIYSLKSALVLTMLYVPYMLMLRKESFFRMNRMMLLSILFFSLVLPACNFSALAIGSEPVAEATRQIYVQFDEGQVVSNSSTQMAAQSPLVFFDWSMLLHGLLILGMAVMALVRLLQMVRMQTMVKRGSLWSKEKDGCTIYCHAGDVSPFSWMKSIVINDEDYKENGHQIILHEQGHILCHHSLDILLLTFVQTLQWWNPLVYILGNSLRDVHEYEADNHVLTAGINIQEYQILLIRKALGTGTYVFANNFKHSLIKNRITMMMKKNTSKWAYGKTLYLIPLVALALCVFASPKTEVNNDPQKPLKIKVKQVKTRTINTVEIIPEIKDGKVYTDAEFQAMMDKKYAECKKSFSPKYIGNKINLVDKDEKYSTTYEKKNGKWVKVSKEPLTHHSYRTHYKTINGKLVEASKEPLSPQLKKKYLHSK
- the dnaK gene encoding molecular chaperone DnaK, encoding MGKIIGIDLGTTNSCVAVFEGNEPVVIANSEGKRTTPSVIGFVEGGERKVGDPAKRQAITNPKNTVYSIKRFMGESWDQTQKEVKRVPFSVVNEGGYPRVDIDGRKYTPQEISAMVLQKMKKTAEDYLGQEVTDAVITVPAYFSDSQRQATKEAGQIAGLNVRRIVNEPTAAALAYGVDKANKEMKIAVFDLGGGTFDISILEFGGGVFEVLSTNGDTHLGGDDFDQVIIDWLVQEFKNDEGADLSKDPMAMQRLKEAAEKAKIELSSSTSTEINLPYIMPVGGVPKHLVKTLTRAKFEQLAHDLIQACLAPCQKAISDAKLTTADIDEVILVGGSSRIPAVQTLVKNYFGKEPSKGVNPDEVVAVGASIQGAILNKEGGVGDIVLLDVTPLTLGIETMGGVMTKLIDSNSTIPCKKSEVFSTAADNQTEVTIHVLQGERPMASQNKSIGQFNLTGIAPARRGIPQIEVTFDIDANGILKVSAKDKATGKEQAIRIEASSGLSKEEIDRMKAEADQNADNDKKEREKVDKMNQADSMIFQTENQLKEIGDKIPADKKPAIEQALQQLKDAHKSGDVTAIDTATAALNAAWQEASAQMYQGGAQGAQQGPGAGAQGDPNAGAGQAQGNDSAKSDDNIQDADFEEVK